The sequence GTGCTGGGGAGATAGCATCGGATCCCTTGGGCATCATTCTTGTCTCGGATATAGTTTCAGACACCTTTTCGCCCGGTAAATGCCCTCCAATACCTGGCTTCGCACCTTGACCTATCTTAATCTCTATGGCACTTCCAACATCTAAGTAATCTTTATGCACTCCAAACCTACCCGATGCAACCTGAACAATAATATTTCCTTTAAACTTATAGTGATCTTTGTTTAATCCACCCTCTCCTGAATTATAGTAAGTTCCCACCTCTTTAGCCGCTCTTCCTAAAGCTTCAATTACGTTATAACTCAAAGCACCATAACTCATAGCGGCAAACATGATGGGGACTTCAAGCTCAAGTTGGGGTGTAATCTTTGTTTTTAAGCCACTATCTGTAAGTTCCAATGCACGTGGCTTTCTACCCAAAAATGTTTTTAACTCCATTGGCTCCCTTAGAGGATCTATGGATGGATTTGTAACCTGGGAAGCATTCAAAAGTAGATGGTCCCAATATATGGGATACGGCCTATCATTCCCCATAGATACAACGGGTGTTCCGCCGAACATGGCCCTCTTTTTTAGACTATCTATATGGCCGTTCCAGTTGTGATTATAGCGATATGAAGGTTCCGCGCGTCTAACAACAATAGCCTCTGTAGGACATATAGCTACACATCTATTGCAGCCAACACAATTGGCATTCCAATTCCAGACCTTATCTTCCTCCTCGTCATAGAAGGTTGCATCGAATGAGCATTGTTCAACACAAGCCTTGCATCTTATACATCTATAATCATCCCTTTCTACAACGAAGGAAGGTGGCACATAGTCTTTTAGATTCTTCATCCATTTCACTTGTTTGCCTCCTAAAAAAGTTTGGATGTAAATAATATAAAATTATGCATTTTTTGTCAATTTTGTTAAATTATGTTAACAAAACCCGGATTAAGTAAGAGATATAATTACAGCTTCTTCCTTACATGAAGGGAAATAAGGGCAATTTACGCAGTCCTCCCAAACCTTCTTTGAAGGTAACTCTTTTTTATCTATTTCAACAAAACCAAGCTTTAGAAAAAATTCTTTTTTAAACGTTAATGCAAAGACATTTTTAACGCCTAAACTCCTTGCCTCCTCTAATGAGATCTCAACAAGCTTGCTTCCCAAATGTCTATTTTGATAATTTTCTCTAACTACAATTGTTCTAACCTCGGCAAGAAAAGGATAGTAAAGCCTTAAGCTACTCGCAGCAACTATTGAATTATCCTCTTTAATGCAGACAAACTCTCTTATACGTTCTGCTATGTTTTCTTTACTTCTTTTTAAGATATCACCCTTTTTAGCAAAATAATCAATAAGGTTGTATAACTCATCAACGTCTAATAATGTGGGTTTAACTACCTCCATCTAGCCTCACATCTACAGCATTTTTATGGGCATAAAGCCCCTCAATTTCTGCAAAGTCTGATGCGCACTTGGCCACCCTTTCAAAACCGCTTCTACTAAAATGGACTATACTGCTCTTTTTCATAAATGTATCACATGAAAGGGGTGAGAAAAATCTAGCCGTTGAAGCCGTAGGAAGCGTATGATTTGGACCAGCAACATAATCTCCTATGGGCTCTGTAGAATACTCCCCCATAAAAATAGCACCAGCATTATTCAACATATTCATAAATTCATAAGTTCTTTCTATATGAAGTTCTAAATGCTCAGGTGATGCCTCATCAACAAGCTCTGCTGCAATCTTCAAATCATTAGTGTAAACAAAGACAGCGTTATCCTTTGATTTTTGAGTTATATTAGCCCTTGGATTACTATTAGCCAATTCAATAAATCGCTTTTCAACCTTTTCTGTCAACTCTTTATCAAGCCCAACAAAGAAACATCCAGCAAGTTCATCGTGTTCTGCTTGACTCAAAAGATCCCTTGCAACATATTCAGGATTTGCACTGCTATCTGCAACAACCATAACCTCAGAAGGTCCTGCTACAGAGTCTATACTTACATCGCCAAAAACAAGCTTTTTTGCAACAGCCACATAAATATTTCCTGGCCCTGCTATAACGTCTACTTTACTTACAGTTTGGGTTGAATATGCAAGCGCAGCTATAGCTTGAGCACCGCCAACCTTGTAAACTCTCTTTATTCCAAACATTTTTGCAACAAAAAGCACATATGGATTGGCTTTTCCACCTATGGACGGTGTTACTACCTGTATGTCTTCAACACCAGCAACTACAGCAGGAATTATTGTCATAAGTGCAGTTGACGGGTAAGCAGCCTTCCCGCCAGGTACATAAAGGCCAGCCTTTTTGATAGGTGTTATCCTAACACCCAAAATAGCACCGTCCTCTTCTATAAAACTTGATTTAGGCTTAAAAACTTCATGAAACTTATAAATCCTATCAGCAGCGCACTCTATGATCTCTCTATGATGAGATGGTATAGACTTTACTGCTTCATTAAATTCTGATTCTTCGACTGAAATTCCTTCTTTTTCAGGGTCAAATTTATCAAACCGTCTTGTATACTCAAATAAAGCATCGTCACCGCGATTCTTAACGTCTGTTATAATCTGTTTTACAGTTTCCTCATAGCCATCAAAACTCAAGACCCTTTTATCTACAAAGCTCCTAAAAATATCTATCTCATCAATATTTGTGATTTCTATCAAATCAGCCTCCTTAGAATTTCATAAGCTATCTTATCTTTGCTGGCCTTCTCTAAGCGTTCAATTCTTCCATTGGAATATATGATAGCTACCTCATTTTTATCACTGCCAAAGGCTATATCTTTCCTTGAAACGTCATTTGCTACAATAAACTCAAGACCCTTCTTTTCTATTTTCTTTTTAGCGTTTTCTATCAAATTATCTGTCTCAGCCGCAAATCCAACAATCCTTAAAGGTATATCCGCCTTTTCCGCGAACCTTTTTATCTCAATAGTCAAATCAGGGTTCTGTTTAAGTTTAAGGGTAAAACCATTTTCATTCTTTTTCTTTATCTTTTTATCCTTAGTCTCTGATGGCCTAAAATCAGCAATAGCCGCAGCCATAATGAGTATAACCTCGTTCTTTGATTTAGAAAGCTCATGCTTCAGGGCTTTTAGCATATCCTCTGCAGTTTCTATATCTATCCTTTTAACGCCATAAGGTGTTTTTAGACATGTATTGCCCGTGATAAGTCTAACATCTGCACCCATAAAATGAGCTATTTTGGCTATAGCGAACCCCATTTTGCCGCTTGAACGGTTTGTTATATACCTAACCGGATCAATAGGCTCAGAAGTAGGCCCTGCCGTCACTATGACCGTTTTGTCTTCAAAGTGTTTAAAATAAAGCGTAGACTCTATGACATCTACTATATCCTCACACAAAGCTATGTGACCTACACCTCTTGTATTACAAGCTAAGTCACCCTCTATTGGCTCAACAATCAAAAAACCATTCTCTTTCAAAATATTTAGATTTCTCTGGGTAATTGGATTTAAATACATGGACGAATTCATAGCAGGGGCTATTACTTTGGATGCACTGGTAGCAAGACCTATTAAGCTTACAGGGTCATCTGCTATGCCATTCGCCAGCTTTGCTATAACGTTGGCTGTTGCAGGCACAACGGCAAAAATATCTGCCCATTTTGCAAGTGCCACGTGAGTTATGTTCGTGCCTTCGAAATCAAGTTCCTCCATTACATCAATATATACATCTTTATTCGTTAAAGCCTTAAACACCACAGGAGAAATAAGCTTTGATGCCTCCTTCGTCAAAGCAACCCTTACATTAAAACCACGTTTTTTCAGAATACTTAAGACTTCTAAGGCTTTATATATAGCTATACTCGCAGAAACACCTAAAACAACATTAGCTTTTGTCATTTTTACTCAAATACTCCTCAACTTTTTTTAGGTCATCCTTTGTGTCCACGCCAATTAGAAATTTATCTACATATCCGATTTTTATCTTTATTCCATACTGAAGTGCCCTTAACTGCTCAAGTCCCTCTGCTTTCTCAAGCTCTGTAGCTTCTTCTGAGGCAAGCCTTAGCAGTGTTTTTTTAGAATACGCATATATTCCTATATGTTTTAAGTATCTATTAAAATAATTTCTATTAAACGGAATCCTCGAGCGGGAAAAATACATAGCATAGTCCATCTTATCCACTACAACCTTAACAACGTTTTCATCATCTATTTCATCCTCAGAACAACTACAAACCAGTGTAGCCATTTCCTCTTTTGTTAAAATAACTGTTTCTATAAGTTTATCTATAGTATCAGAATCTATCAGAGGCTCATCTGCCTGCATGTTCACAATATAATCAAAATCCTTATCCCTACAAAACTCGGCAATCCTGTCGGTGCCACTTTTAAAATCACCCTTTACAAAATATACATTACCCCCAAATGCTCTTACAGTCTCAAAAACCCTATCATCATCGGTTAAAACGGCCAGAAAATTGGCATACTTCGAGCTTTTGACCCCCTCATATACCCATTGAACCATGGGTTTTTGTAGAATAGTTTTAATTACCTTGCCTTCAAATCTACTCGAGCCGTACCTTGCCGGTATTAAGACAGCTATATTCATATATTGCCTTCCAACTCGCCTAAACTAACAGTAGCTGTACCCATCTTTCCTACAACAATACCGGCTGCTGCATTAGAGAGCTTAACTGCATCCTTTATATCGAAACCGCTTGATATAGCCGCTGTAAGCACAGCTATTACAGTGTCACCGGCACCCGTTACATCGTAAACATCTCTAGCCTGAGAAGCTTGATACATAATAAGACCATTTTTATCAAAAAGGCTCATGCCTTTCTCGCCTTGGGTGATAAGCAGATACCTGCATTGCGTTCTTTTAATAATCTTTTTAGCTGCAAGCTCAATTCCATTTACAAAAGCCTCTATCTCAACACCACTAATATCACGCGCTTCTTTTAAATTAGGGGTGATTATATCTACACCCCTGTAGGCCTCTGCATTGTTGATTTTAGGATCAACAGCAACAAAAACATTAAGATCAAGGAGAGCTTTTATTAAATATTCACTGACAACACCCTTACCGTAATCAGATACTATAACAGCATTTACACCAGCTTCCTTGACTTTAGATGCTATTTGAAGTGCATATTTTTTATCAACTTGAAGGATTTTCTCCCTATCAAATCTAACTATTTGTTGAGATTGAGCAATAACGCGAGTCTTTAAGGTTGTAGGTCTATCAGACAAGACCATAACGCCATCTGTGTTTAGCCCACTCTTTTTAATCATGCTAACTAGCCGCCTACCACAGCTATCATTACCCACAACACCAAATAGGTGCACGTCGCAGCCTAAACTCTTCAAATTCAAAGCCACATTGGAGGCACCGCCCAAAAAATAGGTCTCTTTTTCCACCCTGACAACCGGCACAGGTGCCTCTGGTGATATTCTCTCAACCTTACCTATAACATACTTATCACAAATCAGATCTCCTACAACGGCCACTTTGGCATTTTTTAGGTTTTCTATTTTCATTTATTCAATCCCCTTCATCTTGCGCGCAAATTCCACCTGCTTTGATATGCAGAACTTTATTATTTTATCCTCTTGTTCCTTGGTTAAGTCTGTAAATCTAAGCCCGTAATGATTAACACCTTTTTCTCCTGTTATGGCCTTTCTTACAACCTCTGCTTCAACTTCTTCAAGCTTATAATTACCAAGTTCAAACTCAAGCAAAAGCTTATCCCTTAACTCCAACTCAACATCGGCTGATAACTTCACACCCCCAGCGCTTATGTCTAATATTGTGCCTGAAGCCTGGATTATCTTACCCTTTTTAAATAAGTAAAACTTCGCCTCTATAAGCGTAGGAACCCTGAAGTTTTCTCTCATCTCTACCTTTACAAGCATTTGAGGCTTCTCAAGCTTATATATAACCCTATTACCTTCTTTTATAATATCTATCAAACGTGAAGTAAAACCAATTCTATAACCCCTATTATCAACAAAGCTTATCTCAAGCTTATCTCCAACCCTCACAACAGCCTTAATGCCGTTTTCATCCGTTGGCATAGCTATGTAAATGCCACTTTGGTCTATATCGTATATATAGCTTGAGTATGTACCCTCAAAATTACCATCTTCTACGTACACCATTATTTTCTGGCTTATAGGTATAACTTTGTCAATATCGCTAACTTTTATAGGCTCTCTTCTCAAGCCAGCACCTCGTACAATTTACTCTTTATCAGCTCAAGTAGCTTTGGCGAGTAAATCTTTTTAAAACCCTCACTCACGACATAAAAAGTATCAACTGCCATATTACCCTTCGTATCCAAAATAAACATACCAACCTGTAATTTGAACTCAGCAAAAACCTTTGTTATATAATAAACAAGCCCCACCCTATCTGGAGCATATATCCTTATAACAGTATATAAATCGCTCACACTGTTATCAACTTTAACATCTACTTGTTGTAGAGACATTTCAAGCTTGGCTCTTTCTAATCTACTCAGGAATTTATTTCTTTTTGAGTCCATGCATCTATCCAAATCAAACTCATTATTTAGGACTTCATGAAGCATTTTTTGAATAGAATCGGCATCGACACTACCATCTTTTAAGTTTACGTTAAACACATCAACTATCATACTATTGTTTAGGTTGTAAGATTTTGCTGTTATTATGTTTATATCTTGACAGGCCAGAACACCGCTAATTTTATTAAATATGCCAAAGATGTTTTTGTAATAAACTACTATCTTTACCGTAGATGTCTTATCGTCCTTGTAGGCAAAAACACTCTTACTCGTGTCTTTTATATCTTTTATGTATTTTACCATAGTAGAATCGTCTATGTCGTTGAATATGTTATCAGGGAAGGTGTCTATAAGTTCATGATAGCACTTACCAAGCATGGCCTTTATCTTTTCCCTTGAGGCCTTTGCGTTTATTTTCAAGAATTCATCATAATCCCTATTTTCAAACGTATATGTGGCTTTAAGGTAGAGCGTCTCAATAAGGCTTTCCTTCCACCCTGTCCAGACATTATCATTCACGGCCTTCATATCTGCATAAGTTAAAAGAACAAGCAAATTGAGCTTGTCTTTTTTATCAACTATTTTTAAAAAATCCTCTATAGTCTTTGGGTCATCCACATCAAGGGTTGATATTATTCTACTGATAAGAAGATGATGTCTAACAAGAAACACTAACTTCTCTTTTAAGTATGGACCAAGATGAAGCCTATCAGCTATGGTAGATACCAACTTTGCTCCTACAATCTCATGTTTACTCTTTTCTATCTTTCCTATATCGTGCAGAAGGGCTGCCAACCTAAGAACAAACCTATCATGAGGGGATAGGTTCTTCCAGATGTATGATAGACGCATCACAAAAGTTCTTGGCACATCATAGGAAAAGAGCTCCTCTAAATTAGCGAGCGACTGAATAGAGTGTTCGTCCACTGTATACTTATGATAAAGACTATTCTCACTCAAGCAACAAACGTTACCAAACTCTGGTATATATCTATCAAGAAAGGCCACCTCATGCATTTGCCTTACGGCTTGAGATATATCTTTATTTAAAGAAAACAACTGTCTAAAAAGGAAGGCCAATAAATAGTCGCTTTTATGTTTAGAAAGGTTTGAGAAGGTCTCTTTGGCTTTTGCTAAACTCTTTGCTGTTAAGGTTAATCCATAAAGTGCAGAGTAATAGAAAGCCTCAAGCACGCAAGAGACATCATCAAAGCGTTCGGCATCCAGTTTTTCATTTATCTTTATCCTATCATCCAAAAAGACAAACGTTGGAGATGACTTTTTCAAAAAACCCTCAAGGGTATGATCAACCACCCTGCTTAAATTCTTAGCGTTGTAGTAATACCTTCTCATAAGCCTATCTTCAGCAGAAAACCGCGTACTATCATTAAAGCCCATATTCAAGGCTATTTTCCTTCTTAAATCTAAAAATAACACATCATTCTTTTTATTTGCATTAAAATGAAGTGCGTTCCTCATCTGCCACAAAAAGTACAAAGCATCCCTCAGTTTGGAATAATCCTCACTGCTTAAAAGACCTATCCTTTGCATCTCTATAGCGTTTTTAACACCAAACAACGCCTTAGAGATCCAAAGCAGAACATGATAATCCCTTAAAGAGCCAACACCCTCTTTTACATTTGGCTCAAGCACAAAAACCGTATTACCATACTTTGAGTGCAATTGTTTTAGATACTCAATTTTTGCCTGAATAAAATCTTCTACGTTGTATGGAAGTATTTTTTCTTTTAGGGTTTTTTCAAAATTATGATAAAGGTTTACATTTCCCCAGATAAACCTACTATCGACAAAAGAGGTTTTTATAGTGTCGTCCTTTTGGGCGTATTCTATACACTCATCAATTCCCCTAACAGCGACGCTACACTCATAACCCAATCCATAGAGGAAATCATAGATCCCTCTAACAACATCGTCCAATCCTATCTTATCTGGGATCAACATTAAATCTATATCGGAATGCGGGTTCAGTTGTCTCCTGCCGTAGCCGCCAACAGCTACAACACTTACCTTTTCTTTAGGAAGTCTTATTCTTAGAAAAAGCTCAATAAGTGTGTTATCAACCCATCGCGTGTGGGTTTTTACTACATACCTAACCTTTCTTCTTATGCTATTTAATTCTTTAAGCTCATCAAACAGAGCCTTTTTTTCTTTAAGAGCCCTTTCTTTGAAATCTTCAAGCCCATCCATCTAAGTTTAAATGGCGTCTTTGCCTCTTTCTGATGTCCTTATCCTTATAGCATCCTCAATAGGTATAATAAATATTTTGCCATCGCCTATTTTACCTGTTTTGGCTGTCTCTATTATCTTCTCAACCACGCCATCTACCATACTCTCCTCAACAACAACCTCTATTTTAACCTTAGGTAAAAAATCAACTACATACTCTGCGCCTCTATATATTTCTGTATGACCTTTTTGCCTACCGTATCCTTTAACCTCACTAACCGTCAAACCCTTTATCCCAAGCTCCATTAAGCCTTCTTTAACCGCATCCAATTTGAACGGTTTAATAATCGCCTCAATCTTTTTCATTTAATCAACCCCCTCATAGAGTTTTATAATCAACTCAACCTCACCCTTACTCATGTTAAGTTGCTTTGCTATCTCGTCTATATTTTTGCCTTCGTGTTTTAATCTTATAATTTTAAACTTTACATCTTCTTCATAGGTTTTATTCTTTATTGTGCTTAAAAGCTCAGTTAAAAGTGTGTTCTTTTTCCTTATATCATCCAAAATTCTATTGAGCCTATCTTGATGATCTGTTATACGCAAATTTGCTATATTTAACAGCTCTTTTTGTTTTTCTACCAAATTCTTAAGGCTTTCTATGAGTTTTAGAAGACCATCTCTTTCCTTTCTCTCATAGTATCTACTCAAAAGAATATAACCCACCAGACCTACATCAAATATAACCTGCAAAATCCAGAATTCACTGTTCATTCAACCTACTCTTTGCCAATTTTCTCTCAACGTATATCATGTAATGTATAATAATCTCCCTATCTGCTGCTGTAATCTTCTCAAAATCAATACCTACGCAACACCCTTTATCTTCTCTTTCAATTCTAACAACCCTGCCAATCACCTTAATGGCATAGTGGGACGCTATAGGTAAAAATAGCTTTATAAAAACAAAATCGCCATCCCTGATATCATTATCACACATAAACGATAAACCATAGGAAGACAAATCACATGTATAACTTTTAATAAACCCGTCAAATTCACTGGAAAGCCCGTCTCTTAAAAGGTCGATTATATAGTTAAGCTTT comes from Hippea maritima DSM 10411 and encodes:
- the rfaE1 gene encoding D-glycero-beta-D-manno-heptose-7-phosphate kinase, which translates into the protein MKIENLKNAKVAVVGDLICDKYVIGKVERISPEAPVPVVRVEKETYFLGGASNVALNLKSLGCDVHLFGVVGNDSCGRRLVSMIKKSGLNTDGVMVLSDRPTTLKTRVIAQSQQIVRFDREKILQVDKKYALQIASKVKEAGVNAVIVSDYGKGVVSEYLIKALLDLNVFVAVDPKINNAEAYRGVDIITPNLKEARDISGVEIEAFVNGIELAAKKIIKRTQCRYLLITQGEKGMSLFDKNGLIMYQASQARDVYDVTGAGDTVIAVLTAAISSGFDIKDAVKLSNAAAGIVVGKMGTATVSLGELEGNI
- the glnD gene encoding [protein-PII] uridylyltransferase, with the translated sequence MDGLEDFKERALKEKKALFDELKELNSIRRKVRYVVKTHTRWVDNTLIELFLRIRLPKEKVSVVAVGGYGRRQLNPHSDIDLMLIPDKIGLDDVVRGIYDFLYGLGYECSVAVRGIDECIEYAQKDDTIKTSFVDSRFIWGNVNLYHNFEKTLKEKILPYNVEDFIQAKIEYLKQLHSKYGNTVFVLEPNVKEGVGSLRDYHVLLWISKALFGVKNAIEMQRIGLLSSEDYSKLRDALYFLWQMRNALHFNANKKNDVLFLDLRRKIALNMGFNDSTRFSAEDRLMRRYYYNAKNLSRVVDHTLEGFLKKSSPTFVFLDDRIKINEKLDAERFDDVSCVLEAFYYSALYGLTLTAKSLAKAKETFSNLSKHKSDYLLAFLFRQLFSLNKDISQAVRQMHEVAFLDRYIPEFGNVCCLSENSLYHKYTVDEHSIQSLANLEELFSYDVPRTFVMRLSYIWKNLSPHDRFVLRLAALLHDIGKIEKSKHEIVGAKLVSTIADRLHLGPYLKEKLVFLVRHHLLISRIISTLDVDDPKTIEDFLKIVDKKDKLNLLVLLTYADMKAVNDNVWTGWKESLIETLYLKATYTFENRDYDEFLKINAKASREKIKAMLGKCYHELIDTFPDNIFNDIDDSTMVKYIKDIKDTSKSVFAYKDDKTSTVKIVVYYKNIFGIFNKISGVLACQDINIITAKSYNLNNSMIVDVFNVNLKDGSVDADSIQKMLHEVLNNEFDLDRCMDSKRNKFLSRLERAKLEMSLQQVDVKVDNSVSDLYTVIRIYAPDRVGLVYYITKVFAEFKLQVGMFILDTKGNMAVDTFYVVSEGFKKIYSPKLLELIKSKLYEVLA
- the kdsB gene encoding 3-deoxy-manno-octulosonate cytidylyltransferase; its protein translation is MNIAVLIPARYGSSRFEGKVIKTILQKPMVQWVYEGVKSSKYANFLAVLTDDDRVFETVRAFGGNVYFVKGDFKSGTDRIAEFCRDKDFDYIVNMQADEPLIDSDTIDKLIETVILTKEEMATLVCSCSEDEIDDENVVKVVVDKMDYAMYFSRSRIPFNRNYFNRYLKHIGIYAYSKKTLLRLASEEATELEKAEGLEQLRALQYGIKIKIGYVDKFLIGVDTKDDLKKVEEYLSKNDKS
- a CDS encoding PilZ domain-containing protein, translating into MDNKRRDRRIKNRAIVYYKIIGENELDRVKEEIDGHIEPEDSFSFFASLNNLDSSFGDLNKAFVLMMKEMDAKLNYIIDLLRDGLSSEFDGFIKSYTCDLSSYGLSFMCDNDIRDGDFVFIKLFLPIASHYAIKVIGRVVRIEREDKGCCVGIDFEKITAADREIIIHYMIYVERKLAKSRLNEQ
- a CDS encoding helix-turn-helix domain-containing protein; its protein translation is MNSEFWILQVIFDVGLVGYILLSRYYERKERDGLLKLIESLKNLVEKQKELLNIANLRITDHQDRLNRILDDIRKKNTLLTELLSTIKNKTYEEDVKFKIIRLKHEGKNIDEIAKQLNMSKGEVELIIKLYEGVD
- a CDS encoding P-II family nitrogen regulator yields the protein MKKIEAIIKPFKLDAVKEGLMELGIKGLTVSEVKGYGRQKGHTEIYRGAEYVVDFLPKVKIEVVVEESMVDGVVEKIIETAKTGKIGDGKIFIIPIEDAIRIRTSERGKDAI
- a CDS encoding flagellar brake protein, encoding MRREPIKVSDIDKVIPISQKIMVYVEDGNFEGTYSSYIYDIDQSGIYIAMPTDENGIKAVVRVGDKLEISFVDNRGYRIGFTSRLIDIIKEGNRVIYKLEKPQMLVKVEMRENFRVPTLIEAKFYLFKKGKIIQASGTILDISAGGVKLSADVELELRDKLLLEFELGNYKLEEVEAEVVRKAITGEKGVNHYGLRFTDLTKEQEDKIIKFCISKQVEFARKMKGIE
- the coaBC gene encoding bifunctional phosphopantothenoylcysteine decarboxylase/phosphopantothenate--cysteine ligase CoaBC, with protein sequence MTKANVVLGVSASIAIYKALEVLSILKKRGFNVRVALTKEASKLISPVVFKALTNKDVYIDVMEELDFEGTNITHVALAKWADIFAVVPATANVIAKLANGIADDPVSLIGLATSASKVIAPAMNSSMYLNPITQRNLNILKENGFLIVEPIEGDLACNTRGVGHIALCEDIVDVIESTLYFKHFEDKTVIVTAGPTSEPIDPVRYITNRSSGKMGFAIAKIAHFMGADVRLITGNTCLKTPYGVKRIDIETAEDMLKALKHELSKSKNEVILIMAAAIADFRPSETKDKKIKKKNENGFTLKLKQNPDLTIEIKRFAEKADIPLRIVGFAAETDNLIENAKKKIEKKGLEFIVANDVSRKDIAFGSDKNEVAIIYSNGRIERLEKASKDKIAYEILRRLI
- the hisD gene encoding histidinol dehydrogenase, coding for MIEITNIDEIDIFRSFVDKRVLSFDGYEETVKQIITDVKNRGDDALFEYTRRFDKFDPEKEGISVEESEFNEAVKSIPSHHREIIECAADRIYKFHEVFKPKSSFIEEDGAILGVRITPIKKAGLYVPGGKAAYPSTALMTIIPAVVAGVEDIQVVTPSIGGKANPYVLFVAKMFGIKRVYKVGGAQAIAALAYSTQTVSKVDVIAGPGNIYVAVAKKLVFGDVSIDSVAGPSEVMVVADSSANPEYVARDLLSQAEHDELAGCFFVGLDKELTEKVEKRFIELANSNPRANITQKSKDNAVFVYTNDLKIAAELVDEASPEHLELHIERTYEFMNMLNNAGAIFMGEYSTEPIGDYVAGPNHTLPTASTARFFSPLSCDTFMKKSSIVHFSRSGFERVAKCASDFAEIEGLYAHKNAVDVRLDGGS
- a CDS encoding N-acetyltransferase translates to MEVVKPTLLDVDELYNLIDYFAKKGDILKRSKENIAERIREFVCIKEDNSIVAASSLRLYYPFLAEVRTIVVRENYQNRHLGSKLVEISLEEARSLGVKNVFALTFKKEFFLKLGFVEIDKKELPSKKVWEDCVNCPYFPSCKEEAVIISLT
- a CDS encoding glutamate synthase-related protein, with translation MKNLKDYVPPSFVVERDDYRCIRCKACVEQCSFDATFYDEEEDKVWNWNANCVGCNRCVAICPTEAIVVRRAEPSYRYNHNWNGHIDSLKKRAMFGGTPVVSMGNDRPYPIYWDHLLLNASQVTNPSIDPLREPMELKTFLGRKPRALELTDSGLKTKITPQLELEVPIMFAAMSYGALSYNVIEALGRAAKEVGTYYNSGEGGLNKDHYKFKGNIIVQVASGRFGVHKDYLDVGSAIEIKIGQGAKPGIGGHLPGEKVSETISETRMMPKGSDAISPAPHHDVYSIEDLRQLIYALKEATEYKKPVAVKIAAVHNVAAIASGIARAGADIIVLDGFKGGTGAAPQVIRDNVGLPIELALAVVDERLRQEGIRQDVSIVIGGGVRNSMDVVKAIALGADAVYIGTAALIAIGCTMCQQCHTGRCAWGISTQDPHLGKRVNPEIASKRLINLLEVWALEIKETMGAMGINSIESLRGNRLNLRGVGLTEKELEILGVLPAGE